AACTGCGTGCTGCTCGCCGAACGCTGGCAGGGCAAAGCGGCAGACATGAGCGATTTCCTGGTGCTGACCATTGGCACCGGCATCGGCGGCGCGATTTTCTGCAATAACCAACTGGTGCGCGGCGCGCGTTTTCGCGGCGGTGAATTTGGCTACATGTTTACCGACCGCCCCGGCAGCCGCCACCCGACGCACTACACCATGAATGCCACCTGCACGCTGCGCGTTCTGCGCAACCGCTATGCGAGCCATATCGGAAAACCACTCGATGAGGTCAGCGGCGAAGAGATATTCGACGCCAGCGAGGTGGGAGACGCGGTCTGCCAAAGGCTGGTGAACGATTTCTTCAACGGCATCGCCAGCGGCCTGTACAACCTGGTCAATCTGTTCGATCCGCAAACTATTCTGCTCGGCGGCGGCATCACCGAACGCCCGGGTTTCCTGCTCCAACTGAAACAGCATCTCGCCTGGTTTGGTATTGATGAATACATCGATACCGTCAGCCACGGCAACGACGCCGGTTTACTCGGCGCGGTTTACCATTTTAATCAGCAGTCTGAACGTTAAAGAGGGAGTTGTTATGTCCGGATTTAAAAGCGATTTTCTGTGGGGCGGTGCCGTTGCGGCGCATCAGCTGGAAGGCGGCTGGAAAGAGGGCGGAAAAGGCCCGAGCGTTGCCGATGTGATGACCGCCGGGGCCCACGGCGTAGCGCGTGAAATTACCGACGGCGTGCTGCCAGGAAAAAACTACCCGAACCACGACGCGATTGATTTCTATCACCGCTATAAAGACGACATCAAACTGTTTGCCGAAATGGGCTTCAAATGTTTCCGCACCTCGATTGCCTGGACGCGCCTCTTCCCGAAAGGTGACGAGCTGGAGCCAAACGAAGCGGGCCTGAAATTCTACGATGACCTGTTCGACGAATGCCTGAAATACGGCATTGAGCCAGTGATTACGCTGTCGCACTTCGAAATGCCGTATCACCTGGTGAAAGAGTACGGCGGCTGGCGTAACCGTAAAGTCATCGACTTCTTTGTGCGCTTCGCGAAAGTGGCGTTCGAGCGCTACCAGCACAAAGTGAAGTATTGGATGACCTTCAACGAAATCAACAACCAGGCAAACTTCCACGAAGATTTCGCGCCGTTCACCAATTCCGGCATCAAATACGAAGAGGGTGAAGATCGCGAGCCGGTTATGTATCAGGCGGCGCACTACGAACTGGTGGCCAGCGCCCTGGCGGTGAAAGTTGCGCGTGAGATTAACCCTGCTCTGCAAGTCGGTTGCATGATTGCGATGTGCCCGATTTACCCGCTGACCTGTGCGCCGGACGACATGATGATGGCGATGAACGCCATGCACCGCCGTTACTGGTTCACCGATGTGCACGTGCGCGGCAAATATCCACAGCATCTGCTGAACTACTTCGAGCGTCGTGGTTTTGAACTGGATATCACCGCAGAAGACAACGCCGCGCTGAAACAGGGCTGCGTCGATTACATCGGCTTCAGCTACTACATGTCCTTCGCCACCAAGGCGACGGCAGACAACCCGCAGCTCGACTACGATGAAACCACCAGTCTGGTCTCCAACCCGTACGTGAAAAAATCCGACTGGGGCTGGCAGATTGACCCGGTTGGCCTGCGTTATTCACTGAACTGGTTCTGGGATCACTATCAGCTGCCGCTGTTTATTGTGGAAAACGGCTTCGGTGCCATCGACGTGCGTGAAAAAGACGGCAGCGTAAATGACCAGTACCGCATTGATTATCTCTCCGCCCACATCGCCGAAATGAAAAAAGCGGTAGTAGAAGACGGCGTGGACCTGATGGGCTACACCCCGTGGGGCTGTATCGATTTGGTTTCTGCTGGAACCGGTGAAATGAAAAAACGCTACGGCTTTATCTACGTCGATAAAGACAATGAAGGCAACGGCACCCTGGAGCGCAGCCGCAAAAAATCTTTTGCGTGGTATCAAAAGGTTATCAGCAGCAACGGCGAATCGCTCTAATCGTGCGCGATTTCTTCTCTGAAAGACAAAACCTCGCTTCGGCGGGGTTTATTTTTATCCTTACTTTATAATAAGTAACAATGTGTTAATCACTTTGCTTGATCCCCGTCAATGAGAACGGGTATGGCGCTGCCTGCAAAAAGCGGTATAATCCGGCGATTTTTTTGTGGTTGCCCCTCAGAGGAGAAAGAGAATGAAGATTGTGGAAGTGAAACACCCGCTCGTAAAACACAAGCTGGGCCTGATGCGTGAGCATGACATCAGCACCAAACGCTTCCGTGAACTCGCCTCAGAAGTGGGCAGCTTGCTGACTTATGAAGCAACGTCTGACCTGGTTACTGAAACTGTCACCATCGAAGGCTGGAACGGCCCGGTGCAGGTTGAGCAGATCAAAGGCAAGAAAATTACCGTTGTGCCAATCCTGCGTGCAGGCCTGGGCATGATGGAAGGCGTGTTGGAGCACGTTCCGAGCGCGCGTATCAGCGTGGTCGGCATTTACCGTAATGAAGAAACCCTCGAGCCAGTACCGTACTTCCAGAAGCTGGTGTCTAACATCGACGAGCGTATGGCGCTGGTGGTTGACCCCATGCTGGCAACCGGTGGTTCGATGATCGCCACTATCGACCTGCTGAAAAATGCCGGGTGTAGCAGCATTAAGGTGCTGGTTCTGGTTGCGGCCCCGGAAGGTATCGCCGCGCTGGAGAAAGCGCACCCGGATGTCGAACTCTACACCGCATCCATTGACCAGGGCCTGAACGAGCACGGATACATTATTCCGGGCCTCGGCGACGCCGGTGACAAGATTTTTGGTACCAAATAAGAGATTCATAAAAAATAGCCGACTTTGAGAGTCGGCTTTTTTTTGACTAAAACACACCAACACAAACAACAACACTCAGAAAGAGGATAAGACTATGACGCGCCGCGCTATCGGGGTAAGTGAAAGACCGCCACTTTTGCAGACCATCCCGCTTAGTTTGCAGCATCTGTTCGCCATGTTTGGCGCGACGGTGCTGGTACCTTTCCTGTTCCACATCAACCCGGCAACGGTTCTGCTGTTCAACGGTATCGGCACGCTGATGTATCTGTTCATCTGCAAGGGCAAAATCCCGGCCTATCTCGGTTCAAGCTTTGCGTTTATTTCCCCGGTGCTGCTGCTGTTACCGTTGGGTTATGAAGTGGCGCTCGGTGGCTTCATTATGTGCGGCGTACTGTTCTGCCTGGTGTCGTTCATCGTCAAAAAAGCGGGCACCGGCTGGCTGGACGTGATGTTCCCCCCGGCGGCGATGGGCGCGATTGTCGCGGTTATCGGTCTGGAGCTCGCGGGTGTGGCGGCGAATATGGCGGGCCTGTTGCCCGCGACGGGAACAACCCCGAACTCGACCAGCATCATGATTGCGCTGATCACGTTGGGCGTAACGGTCTTCAGCTCAGTGCTGTTCCGTGGCTTCCTGGCGATCATCCCCATCCTGATCGGCGTGCTGACCGGCTACGCGCTGTCGTTTGCGATGGGCATTGTTGATACGGCACCGATTGCTAACGCGCCGTGGTTTGCGCTGCCAACCTTCTACACCCCACGCTTTGAATGGTTTGCGATCTTCACCATTCTGCCTGCCGCGCTGGTGGTTATCGCCGAGCACGTTGGGCACCTGGTAGTGACCGCGAACATCGTCAAAAAAGATCTGATCCGCGACCCGGGCCTGCATCGTTCAATGTTTGCCAACGGCCTGTCGACTATCATTTCCGGTTTCTTCGGCTCTACGCCAAACACCACCTACGGTGAAAACATTGGCGTGATGGCGATCACCCGCGTGTACAGCACCTGGGTTATTGGCGGCGCGGCGATCATCGCCATCCTGCTGTCCTGCGTCGGTAAAC
This DNA window, taken from Scandinavium goeteborgense, encodes the following:
- the upp gene encoding uracil phosphoribosyltransferase, producing MKIVEVKHPLVKHKLGLMREHDISTKRFRELASEVGSLLTYEATSDLVTETVTIEGWNGPVQVEQIKGKKITVVPILRAGLGMMEGVLEHVPSARISVVGIYRNEETLEPVPYFQKLVSNIDERMALVVDPMLATGGSMIATIDLLKNAGCSSIKVLVLVAAPEGIAALEKAHPDVELYTASIDQGLNEHGYIIPGLGDAGDKIFGTK
- a CDS encoding 6-phospho-beta-glucosidase yields the protein MSGFKSDFLWGGAVAAHQLEGGWKEGGKGPSVADVMTAGAHGVAREITDGVLPGKNYPNHDAIDFYHRYKDDIKLFAEMGFKCFRTSIAWTRLFPKGDELEPNEAGLKFYDDLFDECLKYGIEPVITLSHFEMPYHLVKEYGGWRNRKVIDFFVRFAKVAFERYQHKVKYWMTFNEINNQANFHEDFAPFTNSGIKYEEGEDREPVMYQAAHYELVASALAVKVAREINPALQVGCMIAMCPIYPLTCAPDDMMMAMNAMHRRYWFTDVHVRGKYPQHLLNYFERRGFELDITAEDNAALKQGCVDYIGFSYYMSFATKATADNPQLDYDETTSLVSNPYVKKSDWGWQIDPVGLRYSLNWFWDHYQLPLFIVENGFGAIDVREKDGSVNDQYRIDYLSAHIAEMKKAVVEDGVDLMGYTPWGCIDLVSAGTGEMKKRYGFIYVDKDNEGNGTLERSRKKSFAWYQKVISSNGESL
- the bglK gene encoding beta-glucoside kinase BglK — its product is MHIAAFDIGGTALKMGVVTDEGTIVAKGKVAIKDSDGEAILQGILSWLDAHPECEGIAISAPGYVNPHTGFIEMGGAIRKFDQFGIKAWIEERTRLPVAIENDANCVLLAERWQGKAADMSDFLVLTIGTGIGGAIFCNNQLVRGARFRGGEFGYMFTDRPGSRHPTHYTMNATCTLRVLRNRYASHIGKPLDEVSGEEIFDASEVGDAVCQRLVNDFFNGIASGLYNLVNLFDPQTILLGGGITERPGFLLQLKQHLAWFGIDEYIDTVSHGNDAGLLGAVYHFNQQSER
- the uraA gene encoding uracil permease — translated: MTRRAIGVSERPPLLQTIPLSLQHLFAMFGATVLVPFLFHINPATVLLFNGIGTLMYLFICKGKIPAYLGSSFAFISPVLLLLPLGYEVALGGFIMCGVLFCLVSFIVKKAGTGWLDVMFPPAAMGAIVAVIGLELAGVAANMAGLLPATGTTPNSTSIMIALITLGVTVFSSVLFRGFLAIIPILIGVLTGYALSFAMGIVDTAPIANAPWFALPTFYTPRFEWFAIFTILPAALVVIAEHVGHLVVTANIVKKDLIRDPGLHRSMFANGLSTIISGFFGSTPNTTYGENIGVMAITRVYSTWVIGGAAIIAILLSCVGKLAAAIQIIPVPVIGGVSLLLYGVIGASGIRVLIESKVDYNKTQNLILTAVILIIGVSGATVHIGAAELKGMALATIVGVALSLIFKLISVLRPEEVVLDPVDSDKTA